One Dermacentor silvarum isolate Dsil-2018 chromosome 10, BIME_Dsil_1.4, whole genome shotgun sequence genomic window carries:
- the LOC119465752 gene encoding venom serine carboxypeptidase isoform X1 has protein sequence MPASVSPAAAAAAAAEAGQPHAGTYLKHQQQQPPQQQQQQPELYEHHQQQPLWERVDEACGRLATTMKGRRCVLIVLLVLMLAVSLALIGAFAVPRNRRHDGDEGALYLTPLVESKGATEARQLTVVPMFSNKDTGAEAHAGLVTVNETLQSHLFFLHVQARKNHIEAPLLLWLQGGPGSSSLFGHFLENGPVAIDAHGKLYPRESTMCEYANVIYLDQPVGAGFSRTDDIKGYPTSLEEIARDIHGFLVQFFRLFPEYKGRDFYVAGESYGARAAAALAIRMHSNPDLPVNLRGIISGVGFLGPAVDLFDLSDYYHQLSLLDYQGWQAYTTRMETIRQMVTDNRTLQALQLLFKTAFVSTGEGSAPTMFQRLTGYSYDGNALQSVEPAEFAAYRDYVASEVFKDAVHVGRNALFLREPLINMQLSGDYMRNITDIVSTLMDNYRFLAYAGQLDPIFSAARIEEYFRSVEWSRAEQFRHGRRVPFYAGPEEAGLSGYVTSAGNFSFVVVARAGHYPGFDQTRTVDEMMRRFLTNNLTRHA, from the exons ATGCCGGCGTCGGTGTcccccgccgccgccgcagcggcagcggcagaggCCGGTCAGCCGCACGCCGGCACGTATCTCaaacatcagcagcagcagccgccgcagcagcagcagcagcagccagagCTGTATGAGCATCACCAGCAGCAGCCGTTGTGGGAGCGTGTGGACGAGGCGTGCGGTCGCCTGGCAACGACCATGAAGGGCCGCCGGTGTGTGCTCATCGTGCTGCTCGTGCTCATGCTCGCCGTCAGCCTAGCGCTCATTGGAGCGTTCGCCGTGCCGCGAAATCG GCGACATGATGGCGATGAGGGCGCACTCTACCTGACTCCCCTCGTGGAAAGCAAGGGGGCGACCGAGGCCAGGCAACTCACCGTGGTGCCCATGTTCTCCAACAAGGACACGGGAGCTGAGGCCCACGCGGGCCTGGTCACCGTCAACGAGACACTTCAGAGCCACCTCTTCTTCCTGCATGTGCAGGCCAGG AAGAACCACATCGAAGCCCCCCTGCTGCTTTGGCTCCAAGGGGGTCCCGGAAGCTCCTCTCTGTTCGGTCACTTCCTCGAAAACGGGCCCGTCGCCATCGATGCCCACGGGAAGCTGTACCCGAGGGAGAGTACTATGTGCGAGTACGCGAACGTGATTTATCTGGACCAGCCCGTGGGAGCCGGGTTCAGCAGGACAGATGACATCAAGGGTTACCCGACGAGCCTGGAAGAGATTGCCCGGGACATCCACGGGTTCCTGGTGCAGTTCTTCCGGCTGTTCCCGGAGTACAAAGGGCGCGACTTCTACGTTGCTGGCGAATCCTACGGAG CTAGAGCCGCCGCCGCTCTGGCCATTCGAATGCATTCAAACCCAGACCTTCCGGTAAACCTTCGAGGCATCATCAGCGGCGTCGGTTTCCTGGGCCCCGCAGTGGACTTGTTTGACCTGTCCGACTACTACCACCAGTTGAGCCTGCTCGACTACCAGGGCTGGCAGGCGTACACCACTCGAATGGAGACCATCAGGCAGATGGTCACCGACAACCGCACGCTGCAGGCTCTGCAGCTGCTCTTCAAGACCGCCTTCGTTTCCACGGGCGAGGGAAGCGCTCCTACTATGTTCCAGCGGCTTACCGGCTACTCTTACGACGGAAACGCACTGCAGAGCGTCGAACCGGCTGAGTTCGCGGCCTACAGGGACTATGTAGCCAGCGAAGTCTTCAAGGACGCCGTGCACGTTGGTCGCAATGCCTTGTTCCTACGCGAACCCCTCATCAACATGCAGCTCAGCGGGGACTACATGAGGAACATCACGGACATCGTGAGCACACTGATGGACAACTACCGGTTTCTGGCGTACGCAGGTCAGCTGGACCCGATCTTCTCGGCGGCTCGAATCGAAGAGTACTTTCGGAGCGTCGAGTGGAGCCGAGCCGAACAGTTTAGGCACGGCCGTCGCGTGCCCTTCTACGCGGGGCCAGAGGAGGCAGGACTGTCTGGATACGTGACGTCGGCGGGCAATTTCTCATTCGTAGTTGTCGCCAGAGCGGGACACTACCCGGGCTTCGACCAGACGCGTACCGTCGACGAGATGATGCGACGCTTCTTGACGAACAATCTGACGCGGCACGCTTAA